Within the Rosa rugosa chromosome 2, drRosRugo1.1, whole genome shotgun sequence genome, the region TACTATAGTAGATCTTGCAGCTTCTACAGACAAGTGTCACAGAGGTTAACTGATGCATCTATTGTCCTCGATTTGTTTGCTTGTTCTCTTGATCAAGCTGGCTCTGCAGAGCTTAAGGATCCTGTTGAGAGATCGGGTGGTTTCATGATGCTAGGCGAGTCCTTTGAGTCGAATCAGTTCAGAAAATGTTTGCGGCACATTTTTACTCGTGATGAAGAGGGGTATTTGAAGATGTATTTTGATGCAACTATTGAGATAGTGACCACTAAAGATGTTAAAATCTGTGGAGCCCTAGGTCCTTGTGTATCTCTTCGGAAAGTTAACAATTTAGTGAGTAGCACTGAGATTGGTGAGGGTGGTACCTATATATGGAAGTTAGGTAGTATTACCAATAAAACATGCATCGCCTTTTTCTTTGAAGTTAGTGATGAGCAGAAAGTTCAACTTGGCTCGGCATTCTTTATACAGTTCATAACACGATACCGACATGGGAACATGGGAATCCGGAAACGGGTGACAACTGCTGCAAGAAGATGGGTTGGTAACCGTTCACCAGAAATTGCTGCTGGGTTCGATCAAGAAACAGCTGCTTCTGTGATAGCCAGGCTTGCTATTCACCGAGCTGAGAATTGTTTTGCTCGAGATGTTATTGGATGGCTGGATGACACGTTGATCCATTTTGCTTCAAAATTTGGAGACTATGTGGAGGAAGATCCATCTTCTTTCCGCTTGGCATCCAACTTCTCTCTTTTTCCCCAATTCATGTATTACTTGAGGAGGTCTCAGTTTATTGATGTCTTTAATAGTAGTCCTGATGAGACAGCTTTCTTTCGGCTGATGCTGAACCGTGAGGGCGTGGTGGGTTCTCTTATCATGATCCAGCCTACACTTCTCCAATATTCCTTTGACGGTCCACCCATTCCAGTCCTCCTGGATGTTCGCTCTATCTCTCCAGATGTTATCTTGCTCTTTGATTCTTACTTTCATGTGGTTATTCACTATGGGTCCAAGATTGCTCAATGGAGGAAGCTTGGTTATGATAAGGATCCAAATCATGAGAATTTGAGGAAGCTGTTGGAAGCCCCAGAAATTGATGCACAGCAGTTGGTGGCTGACCGTGTTCCTGCACCGAAGCTCATTAAATGTGACCAGCATGGTAGCCAGGCAAGGTTTCTTCTTGCAAAGTTGAATCCATCGGTTACCCAGAATTCAACATACACGGATGGCTCGGATATTATCTTGACTGATGATTTGAGCTTGCAAGTATTTTTAGATCACTTGCAGGGCCTGGCAGTGCAAGGCTGAAGAGGAGGTTCATTGTATATAGCTATTTTGATTCTGTCTTCATACAAAAAGAAATATGTGAATAGTTTTTCAATAGTAATGGTGTAGTTGCATTCTGTATTTACCAAACAGTTGCGTATTTGAGTACAAGTAGTATATTGGCTTTTCCTTTCTGGTTTTCTCATTTCTTTATCATTTTCATAACAAGATAAGTATTGGAGCAATCATGCACATCGTCCCAGATTCGTGCTCATGATATTCGCATTCTCGACTCTTTTCTCTCAAACCCTTCCACCAATATCAGCCATGTCTAGGCTATAGTTTTGAATTTTGGGTACTTATTTCTTTTCTCCATTGTTGGATTTCAGGTTTTTGTTTTGCATTTGAATGTTTGGCAATTGTTTGTCTTTAGTTTCGTTCGTTGATGTTGGGTTTGTTTGATTCTGGGTAGATAACATAGTAAAGCAATAACCACTGCTgaaagggtttagggtttagtatCTTGCTCTTtgtaaattaattattttactttcctttccttctgAATTTATTTGGTCTGATCTTGAGCAATCATAGATATTGAATTGTAGAGACATTAGTattaagtttctattttgttgTGGTGTTAAAGATTTGCTGATTTAAGAGAGGAAGTAATACTTGAGTTTTAAGACTACTACGAGAACAttggttttattattttttcaagGGGAATTAAGTCAAAGGAATAACTGCTTATATGTCTCGAATTCAGGGCATTGAAAGTTCGTTTCCTAAAAAGGCGACTCAGCATTCTAGaggaagaattaaaaaaaaaaaaaaaagcattgtTTTCAACTTACTGTGAGTTGGGGCTCTTTTGCAGATGATGATTGCTAGTTTGTTATGGGATAGGCGCTACTTCAGGATCCATTGGAGGAAAATGTTAACCAACTTTGTTGAAGAGCTTCAAAGATGGTTGCTCCATGTGAATTCCACATGTGAAAGTCAAACATTTGGGAAAGATTTCCGACTGGGCAAACTGATATTGACACAGGTGAATATGGTATGACTAAATAACTTTAAAGTTTCTCATTGTAGAGTAGTGTCTGTGTTTAGTGTGCGTTAAGTATGTGCTTATCTTTGTACCTGTAACTTCTTTCATGATTCTGAGTTCTTGTTTTTTCGTTGATATCTGATTGATCTAGATTATGCAATGTAATGGCTCGTTTCTGGACTGGACGTACGACAGAACTGGCGATTGCTGCTAATCTGGCTCTAGATGAGCTTACCTATTAGGTAGGACATaacttttccatcatttctctgttttgttttgtgaattcTTAGGTAAGACATATCAATAGAATTTTTGGAGTGCAATTAAGACCAACTTTCTTGATTAGAGTATGAATAAAGACAACATGCCTGTGTCCTCTTTACTTGTGCAAATCAAGGCAAGAGTGTAATTCTGCAGTATTTGTTTGCAGCTGAGGGATATTCTTGAATAGCTGCTGGATGTTGATGATAATGTAACCTATCTATACTTGTTAAGAAAGTTGGCCGGTGCATCCTCACTGGTTAGTGGTTCGGGTCTGCCACTTGGTATCCTTCGTTCCCTACCATAGGCTCAAAAATATTGCTGTCAAGTTAGCAAATATGGTAACTGTTCATTGGGATGAGAAGGCGTTGAGGAACTTGAAATGTGTGACTTGAGGTAATGACGTTGAGATGATTTTCA harbors:
- the LOC133731614 gene encoding protein transport protein SEC23 G, translating into MDFVELEAIEGLRWSWNSWPSSKADQAALVIPLSVMCTPLMQQAELPLLPYDPVTCSQCGAVLNPYARVDYTSRIWFCSLCLHKNPFPHSYSNIGDTNLPAELFPTYSAVEYARTAPSPAPAHNWPNGGLSSSSSLSSMVSSSPNSGSDDSRGIRPAFVLVVDVATPRDELAALKNELLLVLEQLPETALVGLVTFDSMVRLHDLEFSECSRVVVLHGDRQLSSLQIQQFLGINRPRQQQLGKMPFSQKQGFLLPVSECEFNISTAIEEIQSSAVKPGHRPGRSTGAAISAALGLLEGCLVSTGSRIMVFTSGPATVGPGIIVDSDLGYSIRTHRDLINGHAPYYSRSCSFYRQVSQRLTDASIVLDLFACSLDQAGSAELKDPVERSGGFMMLGESFESNQFRKCLRHIFTRDEEGYLKMYFDATIEIVTTKDVKICGALGPCVSLRKVNNLVSSTEIGEGGTYIWKLGSITNKTCIAFFFEVSDEQKVQLGSAFFIQFITRYRHGNMGIRKRVTTAARRWVGNRSPEIAAGFDQETAASVIARLAIHRAENCFARDVIGWLDDTLIHFASKFGDYVEEDPSSFRLASNFSLFPQFMYYLRRSQFIDVFNSSPDETAFFRLMLNREGVVGSLIMIQPTLLQYSFDGPPIPVLLDVRSISPDVILLFDSYFHVVIHYGSKIAQWRKLGYDKDPNHENLRKLLEAPEIDAQQLVADRVPAPKLIKCDQHGSQARFLLAKLNPSVTQNSTYTDGSDIILTDDLSLQVFLDHLQGLAVQG